The Dioscorea cayenensis subsp. rotundata cultivar TDr96_F1 chromosome 7, TDr96_F1_v2_PseudoChromosome.rev07_lg8_w22 25.fasta, whole genome shotgun sequence genome includes a region encoding these proteins:
- the LOC120265132 gene encoding histone acetyltransferase GCN5-like — MHQGQQTPAATAGLIPGIVVKEDTVKGIFTENIQTSGAYSAREEGLKREEDVGRLRFLCYANDGIDEHMIWLIGLKNIFARQLPNMPKEYIVRLVMDR, encoded by the exons ATGCATCAGGGGCAGCAGACTCCGGCTGCCACTGCAGGGTTGATTCCGGGTATCGTCGTGAAGGAGGACACTGTGAAGGGGATTTTCACTGAGAATATTCAGACTAGCGGGGCGTACAGCGCCCGGGAAGAAGGATTGAAGAGAGAG GAAGATGTTGGGAGGCTTAGATTCTTATGTTACGCAAATGATGGGATTGATGAGCATATGATTTG GTTAATAGGATTGAAAAACATTTTCGCAAGACAACTTCCTAATATGCCCAAGGAGTATATTGTCCGTCTTGTCATGGATAGGTAA